From Triticum urartu cultivar G1812 chromosome 2, Tu2.1, whole genome shotgun sequence, a single genomic window includes:
- the LOC125539417 gene encoding protein TRIGALACTOSYLDIACYLGLYCEROL 1, chloroplastic produces MSSTTAGAALLLRPTSATTNSLLRLASPCPKSHLLRLHSPRRCLPVPRLSLTPPAPAGSNSAPSPSPPTPSPTPPPPPFSNWTPPRAIWRGLSALLLAGQVFHRVLTGRVHRRNLLAQLRRVGPGSAGVSLLTAAFVGMAFTIQFVREFTRLGLHRSVGGVLALALARELTPVVTAVVAAGRVGSAFAAELGTMQVSEQTDTLRVLGSQPIDYLVVPRVLACVLALPVLTLISFALGLASSAFLADAVFGVSTSIILESARKALRPWDLISALIKSQVFGAIIAVVSCAWGVTTHGGAKGVGESTTSAVVISLVGIFIADFALSCLFFQAGAGDSLKHAMG; encoded by the coding sequence ATGTCGTCCACCACGGCAGGGGCCGCCCTCCTCCTCCGCCCCACCTCCGCCACGACGAACTCTCTCCTCCGCCTTGCCAGCCCCTGCCCCAAATCACACCTCCTCCGCCTCCACTCGCCGCGCCGCTGCCTCCCCGTCCCCCGCCTCTCCCTCACGCCCCCCGCCCCCGCCGGCAGCAATTCAGCGCCTTCGCCTTCCCCTCCGACCCCGTCCCCCACGCCCCCGCCTCCTCCGTTCTCCAACTGGACCCCGCCGCGCGCGATCTGGCGGGGGCTTTCGGCGCTGCTCCTCGCAGGGCAGGTCTTCCACCGCGTCCTCACGGGACGCGTCCACCGCCGCAACCTCCTCGCGCAGCTCCGCCGCGTGGGCCCCGGGAGCGCGGGGGTCTCGCTCCTCACCGCCGCCTTCGTCGGCATGGCCTTCACCATCCAGTTCGTGCGCGAGTTCACCCGCCTTGGTCTCCACCGCTCCGTTGGTGGCGTCCTCGCCCTCGCGCTCGCCCGCGAGCTCACCCCGGTCGTCACCGCTGTCGTCGCTGCCGGCCGAGTTGGCTCCGCCTTTGCCGCCGAGCTCGGCACCATGCAGGTGTCCGAGCAGACCGACACCCTCCGCGTCCTCGGCTCACAGCCCATCGATTACCTCGTGGTGCCCCGTGTCCTTGCTTGCGTGCTTGCGCTCCCTGTCCTAACCCTCATCAGCTTCGCCCTCGGGCTCGCCTCCTCGGCGTTCTTGGCCGACGCCGTCTTTGGTGTAAGCACCAGCATCATTCTGGAGTCAGCACGCAAGGCGCTGCGACCATGGGACTTGATCAGCGCCTTGATAAAATCTCAGGTGTTTGGTGCCATTATCGCGGTGGTGAGCTGTGCATGGGGTGTGACAACCCACGGAGGAGCCAAGGGCGTTGGCGAGTCTACAACGTCTGCAGTGGTCATTTCCTTGGTTGGAATTTTCATTGCAGACTTCGCTCTTTCGTGCCTGTTCTTCCAGGCTGGTGCTGGTGATTCGCTCAAGCACGCGATGGGTTAA